A genomic region of Raphanus sativus cultivar WK10039 chromosome 6, ASM80110v3, whole genome shotgun sequence contains the following coding sequences:
- the LOC108806365 gene encoding zinc finger CCCH domain-containing protein 21, producing the protein MPPKQQPKADLAKKQKQVEDKTFGLKNKNKSKNVQKYVQSLKQSVQPKPDASKVAAKKKKEEEKAREQELNELFKVAISQPKVPVGVDPKSILCEFFKAGQCQKGFKCKFSHDLNIQRKGEKIDIYSDKRDEDGDMEEWDQETLEKVVESKKNEYNQNKPTDIVCKYFLDAVEKKQYGWFWACPNGGKECHYRHALPPGYILKSQMKALLEEESQKMPVEEEIENERAKLKTATQMTPALFMEWKRKKIAERDAGLAASQAERAKNDRMSGRELFLSNASLFVDDAEAFEEYEREKEEEEIEQKAKNKETEAGTSKSSGDAAEQTSKEVDEDEEDDDDDDDDDDDDDLDMDELDELEASLSKTSIQIREQGSSSSS; encoded by the exons ATGCCTCCAAAGCAACAACCAAAGGCCGATTTGGCGAAAAAGCAGAAGCAAGTGGAAGACAAAACATTCGGTCTgaaaaacaagaacaagagcaagaATGTTCAGAAGTATGTCCAGAGTCTAAAGCAATCTGTTCAGCCTAAACCCGATGCCTCTAAAGTTGCAGCCAAG aaaaagaaagaggaagagaaagcgAGAGAACAGGAGTTGAATGAGTTGTTCAAGGTTGCCATTAGTCAGCCTAAAGTTCCTGTag GTGTGGATCCGAAGTCCATCCTGTGTGAGTTTTTCAAGGCGGGGCAATGTCAAAAGGGATTCAAGTGCAAATTCTCTCATGACTTGAACATTCAGAGGAAGGGTGAGAAGATCGATATTTACAGCGATAAGCGTGatgaag atGGAGATATGGAGGAATGGGATCAAGAAACCCTTGAAAAGGTTGTAGAATCGAAGAAAAATGAATATAACCAGAACAAACCAACAGATATT gtTTGCAAGTATTTTCTGGATGCGGTGGAAAAGAAACAGTATGGGTGGTTCTGGGCCTGCCCCAATGGTGGCAAAGAGTGTCATTACAGGCACGCTCTTCCTCCTGGTTATATCCTTAAATCTCAAATGAAGGCTCTCTTGGAAGAGGAGTCACAAAAGATGCCAGTTGAAGAAGAAATCGAAAATGAG CGTGCAAAACTGAAAACGGCAACACAAATGACGCCTGCGCTATTTATGGaatggaagaggaagaagatagcTGAGAGAGATGCAGGTTTGGCTGCTTCTCAAGCTGAGAGAGCTAAGAACGACCGTATGAG TGGTCGGGAGCTGTTTCTGTCGAATGCAAGCTTGTTTGTGGATGATGCTGAGGCTTTTGAAGAATACGAGAGggaaaaagaagaggaagagattGAACAGAAG GCAAAGAACAAAGAAACAGAGGCAGGGACAAGCAAGAGTAGTGGTGATGCTGCTGAACAGACTTCAAAAGAAGTGgatgaagacgaagaagatgatgatgatgatgatgatgatgatgatgacgatgatttGGACATGGATGAGCTTGATGAACTGGAAGCAAGCTTGTCAAAGACATCCATCCAGATTCGTGAGcaaggatcatcatcatcatcttga
- the LOC108808117 gene encoding glutathione S-transferase T3-like, with amino-acid sequence MDSTNPDMDSTNSYSQYRSNYVGLLTSQGENVVFSQENFQTFPFESFPSSVGEPDIPPFSSQHSEAPAVTEYTPPVARERKKWTPADDEVLISAWLNTSKDPIVANEQKMGTFWRRVEAYYAASPHVTQSGGASSHKNLKQRWSKINGKVNKFCGAYAAAERRQTSGQNENDVLKEAHVIYFKDYNTKFTLEHAWCILRYEQKWMCLNTNATGKRKTTDVHPQASSATASASASASVDVDEHEKRPEGIKAAKARRKNAKGKSFEEYKDMCSLKMVDLAQKEKLCKLSILDTLLAKKDSLTEAEEIVKDKLLAQYF; translated from the coding sequence ATGGACTCAACGAATCCTGACATGGATTCAACGAATTCATATAGCCAATATCGTAGTAATTACGTAGGGCTTCTAACCAGTCAAGGAGAAAATGTAGTTTTCTCTCAAGAAAACTTTCAAACCTTTCCTTTTGAAAGTTTTCCCTCTAGTGTTGGAGAACCCGACATCCCTCCTTTCAGTTCCCAACACTCAGAGGCTCCAGCTGTAACTGAATACACACCGCCGGTTGCTCGGGAGAGAAAGAAATGGACGCCAGCGGATGATGAGGTTCTGATTAGCGCCTGGCTAAACACTTCTAAGGACCCCATAGTTGCAAACGAGCAAAAGATGGGCACCTTCTGGAGACGAGTTGAAGCATACTACGCAGCAAGTCCTCACGTTACCCAGAGTGGTGGTGCGAGCTCTCATAAGAATCTAAAGCAGAGGTGGTCAAAGATCAATGGGAAGGTGAACAAGTTCTGTGGAGCTTACGCTGCTGCAGAGAGACGACAAACAAGCGGGCAGAATGAGAACGACGTGCTAAAGGAGGCTCATGTGATCTACTTCAAGGACTATAACACCAAGTTTACTCTAGAGCATGCTTGGTGTATCTTGAGGTATGAACAGAAATGGATGTGTCTCAACACAAATGCTACTGGTAAGAGGAAAACAACTGACGTCCATCCACAAGCTTCGAGTGCCACTGCCAGTGCCAGTGCCAGTGCCAGTGTTGATGTTGATGAACATGAGAAGCGCCCTGAAGGTATAAAGGCGGCAAAAGCAAGAAGGAAAAATGCTAAAGGGAAGTCTtttgaggagtataaggacatgTGCAGCCTGAAGATGGTTGATCTAGCTCAGAAGGAGAAACTATGCAAGCTCTCCATACTTGACACTCTCCTTGCTAAGAAGGATTCACTCACGGAGGCTGAAGAAATAGTCAAGGATAAACTGCTTGCCCAGTATTTCTAA
- the LOC108808118 gene encoding uncharacterized protein At4g04775-like, which yields MGNYSYTQPSWSEDYYDNDADADSGYSQTEADILLDQAEIDATRRQYPPPPKPEVEFGFPKECYCGGEPHTATSYTATDPGRRFYTCANRDDGDCHVWKWWDVAATEEIRAISTQCQQLSDKVDYLSFLSDYETQLDEAKVLHNETEQKLVRFERIGKRFELVLGAMLVVLVIIGMVIIFK from the coding sequence ATGGGAAACTACAGCTATACGCAGCCATCATGGTCAGAGGATTATTATGACAACGACGCCGACGCCGACAGTGGGTACAGCCAAACAGAGGCTGATATACTCCTCGACCAAGCTGAGATTGATGCAACGCGGCGTCagtacccccccccccccaagcCTGAAGTAGAGTTTGGCTTCCCGAAAGAGTGCTACTGTGGTGGTGAACCACATACCGCCACTTCCTACACAGCAACTGATCCTGGGAGGAGGTTCTACACCTGTGCGAACAGAGACGACGGAGACTGCCATGTCTGGAAGTGGTGGGATGTGGCGGCTACAGAGGAGATCAGAGCCATATCCACACAGTGTCAGCAGCTCAGTGATAAGGTTGATTATCTCTCATTTCTGAGTGACTATGAAACTCAGCTTGATGAGGCTAAGGTACTGCATAACGAGACAGAGCAGAAGTTGGTGAGGTTTGAGAGAATTGGGAAACGCTTTGAACTCGTTCTAGGTGCTATGCTTGTTGTGTTAGTGATAATAGGTATGGTGATTATCTTTAAGTAG
- the LOC130496316 gene encoding uncharacterized protein LOC130496316 encodes MASSSHYHYHYNINDDADLEVPFEEFFTNNPIPEPKERKKRIFIERNREDGNTMLWNDYFSETPTYPHNLFRRRFRMNKSLFLSIVHRLSTEVEYFRPTQDAVGRSSLSPLQKCTAAICQLAYGGGADTVDEYVRLGETTAAKCLHHFTAAIIHLFGDQYLRQPTPEDLQRLLQIGEERGFPGMVGSIDCMHWKWKNCPSTWKGMYSRGTRKPTLVLEAVASYDLWIWHAFFGAPGTMNDLNILDRSPVFDDIINGIAPEVNFYVNGREYNLAYYLTDGIYPK; translated from the coding sequence ATGGCATCTTCTTCCCATTACCATTATCATTACAACATAAATGACGATGCAGATTTAGAAGTTCCGTTCGAGGAATTTTTTACCAACAATCCTATTCCAGAACCAAAAGAGCGGAAAAAACGAATTTTTATCGAGAGAAACCGAGAAGATGGCAACACCATGCTTTGGAATGATTATTTTAGCGAAACTCCTACATACCCGCACAATTTATTCAGGCGACGTTTTCGAATGAACAAGTCTTTGTTTTTGAGTATTGTGCATCGTCTCTCTACAGAAGTAGAGTATTTTCGACCTACACAAGATGCAGTCGGTAGGTCGAGTCTATCTCCCCTCCAGAAATGTACCGCAGCTATTTGTCAATTGGCGTATGGTGGTGGAGCTGATACAGTTGACGAATATGTACGACTTGGTGAAACAACAGCTGCTAAATGTTTGCACCATTTTACCGCCGCAATAATCCACTTGTTTGGCGATCAATACCTCAGACAACCCACACCGGAGGATCTTCAAAGACTACTCCAAATTGGTGAAGAACGTGGATTTCCCGGGATGGTTGGAAGCATCGATTGTATGCATTGGAAGTGGAAGAATTGCCCCAGCACTTGGAAAGGAATGTATTCACGCGGAACCAGAAAACCAACATTAGTGTTGGAGGCGGTTGCTTCATATGACCTCTGGATATGGCACGCTTTTTTTGGAGCTCCAGGTACCATGAACGATCTTAATATTCTTGATCGatcacctgtttttgatgacattatTAACGGGATAGCTCCGGAAGTAAACTTTTATGTCAACGGAAGGGAGTACAATTTGGCTTACTATCTGACGGATGGTATTTATCCAAAATAG
- the LOC108807113 gene encoding monothiol glutaredoxin-S12, chloroplastic, with protein MVGASASANLASLRSTTTSLFTNRPFCLSMLGGIKSSLALRTCLKPPTPLRFATSWPTPPHHVSSVRAMSSSSPSPSLEETVKTTVAENPVVVYSKSWCSYSSEVKSLFNGLQVKPLVIELDQLGAEGSQLQNVLEKLTGQYTVPNVFIGGKHIGGCSDTVQLYNKGELEPMLAEANAKTGQS; from the exons ATGGTAGGCGCATCAGCATCAGCGAACCTCGCGAGCCTGAGATCGACGACGACGTCTCTGTTTACAAATCGGCCATTCTGTTTATCCATGTTAGGCGGAATCAAAAGCTCCCTCGCATTAAGGACATGTCTAAAGCCCCCCACACCTCTCCGATTCGCGACGTCGTGGCCAACACCTCCACACCACGTTTCTTCCGTTAGGGCCATGTCATCATCGTCTCCATCTCCCTCGCTAGAGGAGACGGTTAAGACGACTGTAGCAGAAAACCCTGTGGTTGTCTACTCCAAATCCTGGTGCTC ATACTCGTCGGAAGTGAAGTCGTTGTTCAATGGGCTTCAAGTTAAGCCTCTCGTTATTGAACTTGAtcaacttg gTGCAGAGGGGTCGCAGCTGCAGAATGTCTTGGAGAAACTCACTGGACAATACACTGTTCCTAATGTTTTCATCg GAGGCAAGCACATTGGTGGCTGCTCAG ATACGGTGCAGCTGTACAACAAAGGAGAGTTGGAGCCAATGTTAGCTGAGGCCAATGCCAAAACCGGTCAGAGCTAG